A stretch of the Rhinoderma darwinii isolate aRhiDar2 chromosome 3, aRhiDar2.hap1, whole genome shotgun sequence genome encodes the following:
- the LOC142748883 gene encoding protocadherin gamma-C5-like, with protein sequence MDNQSFAKAWKWQVAFSLFLCSWGWVSGQLRYSIAEESHPGTVVGNVAQDLGVNLPDINTRRLSLGSEGSSRLFSIEQKNGALVVYERIDRESLCGSSLSCLLHLEVVAENPLELHSLEIEILDINDNSPIFPSTNQIINITELFASPGVRFQLETAKDLDVGKNGISQYKLNPNPYFSLLMKNRKDGTLIAELVLEKSLDREEKAEHKLFLTAIDGGDPPKSGSTEITVIVLDINDNGPVFEQSNYKINILENIPLNTVIIQLNATDLDEEANGEISYSFDHHTLDVAKMKFKINSKTSEILTIDTLDFEDSDFYELYVKATDKGSPKLEGHCVIQVEVKDVNDNTPEIIFTSKANEVPENTPLETVVGFITVRDRDSGKNGEIRLNLSPDLPFTCQPMSQRYALVTSGHLDREKVSQYTIILTASDLGSPSLSSQIIISLNISDVNDNPPAFLHNVYNAFISENNEAGGLLCTVSAVDPDEGANANLIYSIAESHIHGSPVSSFVYINSDTGKIYAQWI encoded by the coding sequence ATGGACAATCAGAGCTTTGCAAAGGCTTGGAAATGGCAAGTAGCTTTCTCCCTTTTCCTTTGTAGCTGGGGCTGGGTCTCTGGGCAGCTGCGTTATTCTATTGCTGAGGAGTCTCATCCAGGGACTGTTGTGGGGAATGTCGCTCAGGATCTGGGGGTAAATCTGCCTGATATTAATACAAGGAGACTGAGTTTGGGATCAGAAGGAAGCAGCAGATTATTCTCTATAGAGCAGAAGAATGGAGCTCTGGTTGTATATGAGAGGATTGATAGGGAGAGTCTGTGTGGATCCAGCCTGAGCTGTTTACTGCATCTAGAGGTTGTGGCTGAGAACCCCCTGGAGCTGCACAGTCTGGAGATTGAGATTCTGGATATTAATGATAATTCACCAATATTTCCAAGCACTAATCAAATCATAAATATCACAGAATTATTTGCTAGTCCTGGGGTGCGATTTCAATTAGAGACTGCAAAGGATTTAGATGTGGGTAAAAATGGTATTAGTCAGTACAAATTAAACCCAAATCCATATTTTTCATTGCTTATGAAGAATCGTAAGGATGGGACCCTCATTGCTGAACTAGTGTTAGAAAAGAGCCTCGATAGAGAAGAAAAGGCTGAACATAAGCTATTTCTTACAGCCATTGATGGGGGAGATCCTCCGAAATcagggtccacagagataactgtTATTGTATTAGATATTAATGACAATGGCCCAGTGTTTGAACAGTCCAATTATAAGATCAATATCCTGGAAAATATTCCACTGAACACAGTTATTATACAATTAAATGCTACAGATCTAGATGAAGAAGCAAACGGTGAAATTTCATATTCCTTCGATCACCATACTTTGGATGTTGCAAAAATGAAATTCAAAATAAATTCAAAGACTAGTGAAATATTGACTATAGATACTCTTGATTTTGAAGATTCTGATTTTTATGAACTATATGTCAAAGCCACAGACAAAGGTTCACCTAAATTAGAGGGGCATTGTGTTATCCAGGTTGAGGTAAAGGATGTCAATGATAACACCCCAGAAATTATTTTTACCTCCAAGGCTAATGAAGTTCCTGAAAATACCCCTTTAGAAACCGTGGTTGGATTCATCACAGTCAGAGATAGGGATTCTGGTAAAAATGGAGAAATTAGACTAAATTTATCACCAGATTTACCCTTCACATGCCAGCCCATGTCACAGCGTTATGCTCTGGTCACTAGTGGACATCTGGACAGGGAGAAGGTCTCACAATATACTATTATACTGACGGCATCTGATCTGGGCTCTCCATCTCTCAGCAGCCAGATTATTATCAGTCTTAATATTTCTGATGTTAATGATAATCCTCCAGCATTTCTACACAATGTCTACAATGCCTTCATATCAGAGAACAATGAGGccggcggactgttatgtacagtaTCTGCTGTAGATCCGGATGAGGGAGCGAATGCAAACCTCATTTACTCCATCGCTGAGAGCCACATCCATGGGTCTCCTGTCTCTTCATTTGTCTACATTAACTCCGACACCGGGAAGATTTATGCACAGTGGATATAG